The Prevotella sp. E2-28 genome includes the window CACACCGCGTCGCTCACGTCCCCACCCCATACGGGCTAGAACGGGCACCTGCAGATAGGTCATATCACGCTGATACTCTTCGGCGAGTCCCGTCGTTGCATTGATAACCGGCTCATCCTCTGGAGTCAGTATGCTTTCTTTCCAACCCACCTGGGCATAGTTGACCTCAGCTACTATAGCACAAATACTATTGAAATACTTCTCTGAAGTATAACGCATAGTAAATCCTCCTGTGAGTCCTGTGTGCATATCTTGAGGAACTTCAGGCATGAAGCCTACCTTACTCAACATAACACCACCGTTAAATCCTACCGCAAAGTCGTTGCGATGCTGCCCCACTTGGGCCACTGCCGACGCAACAGAGAGAATTGGCAGGAGAAGAAGCAAAAACAGTCGATTCATATTCTCTCTTAGTAATTGACTGTTTCTATGGTACGATCATCCTTGTAATGCACAAACATATAGGCACGATTCTGCAGACCGCCATTACCTATACGTTCAAACTTCAGCGGTGTCTGAAGTGGCTGATAGCCAAATCTTTCCGCTGCCCCGTCAAACGTCATTCCGTATTTATGCAAACCACGCAGGAAGAACACGGCATGATCATATCCTGTCATAGCGAAACGAGGCAATGCCACCATCATATCCTCACGGAAGTTCTGACGATAAAGGCTCTGCATACGCTGTGCTTGCGGTGACTGAAGGTTCGTAAAGAAAGGGGCTGGTATGTACACATTATACTTGTAGAAGTTTTCCTGCTGATACTGTGTGTACATCATCCATTCCATATAACCGAATACGGAAATCTGAATGCCAGGATTATTAATCTTTATCTCGCCCAAACGTCCAAACACGGCTGTCATATCACGTGAACGTGCCGTATTCAGGATGACCAGATTTGGTTTATCCTTGACAAAGGCATTCGCAAAATTCACATCCGT containing:
- a CDS encoding porin family protein; translation: MNRLFLLLLLPILSVASAVAQVGQHRNDFAVGFNGGVMLSKVGFMPEVPQDMHTGLTGGFTMRYTSEKYFNSICAIVAEVNYAQVGWKESILTPEDEPVINATTGLAEEYQRDMTYLQVPVLARMGWGRERRGVQFFVQAGPQIGFFLNEKTKMNFPWDSRTPKYDDGTGRTSSVVAQDTMSVQRKVDYGIAGGLGLEFSLKNVGHFLLEGRYYYGLGDIFDNSKRDYFGRSNLSNITVKLTYLFDITKTKISNIK